A window of the Gossypium hirsutum isolate 1008001.06 chromosome A03, Gossypium_hirsutum_v2.1, whole genome shotgun sequence genome harbors these coding sequences:
- the LOC107927825 gene encoding 50S ribosomal protein L30, whose protein sequence is MSAFNKFKASVPVAWSPNLYITLVRGIPGTRRLHRRTLEALRLRKCNRTVMRWNTPTVRGMLQQVKRLVVVETEEMFKARKENEAKHRALLPPIVINHLLASATDSTK, encoded by the exons ATGAGTGCTTTCAATAAGTTCAAAGCAAGTGTTCCTGTTGCATGGAGCCCGAACCTCTATATAACCCTTGTGAGGGGAATTCCTGGCACACGAAGGCTTCATAGGCGCACCTTAGAGGCACTAAGGTTACGGAAATGTAACCGCACTGTCATGCGTTGGAACACTCCCACTGTCCGGGGAATGCTTCAGCAG GTGAAAAGGTTGGTTGTTGTTGAGACAGAAGAAATGTTCAAGGCACGCAAAGAGAATGAAGCCAAACACCGAGCTCTACTTCCCCCTATCGTCATTAATCATCTCTTGGCTTCTGCAACTGACTCCACTAAGTAG